The Procambarus clarkii isolate CNS0578487 chromosome 76, FALCON_Pclarkii_2.0, whole genome shotgun sequence genome includes a window with the following:
- the LOC123771571 gene encoding uncharacterized protein translates to MSTETFPLQSLQNGAICNREDILKIFTEALTDEERRQRTKERRQRTEEGRQRTEEGRQRTKKGRQRTKERRQRTKKGRQRTKKGRQRTEEGRQRTKERRQRTEEGRQRTKERRQRTEEGRQRTEEGRQRTKKGRQRPEEGRQRTKERRQRTEEGRQRTEEDRQRPEERQTTHRRKADNAPRKADNAPKKADNAPRNADNAPKKADNAPKKTDNAPKKGRQRTEERQTTHRRKADNAPKKADNAPRNADNAPKKADNAPKKADNAPRKADNAPKKADNAPRNADNAPKKADNAPKKTDNAPKKGRQRTEERQTTHRRKADNAPKKGRQRTEERQTQQTAPEADPAPPPRHVSQHPHSITTESVAADQRRRSINTATEVSVYI, encoded by the coding sequence GAACGCAGACAACGCACCAAGGAACGCAGACAACGCACCGAAGAAGGCAGACAACGCACCGAAGAAGGCAGACAACGCACCAAGAAAGGCAGACAACGCACCAAGGAACGCAGACAACGCACCAAGAAAGGCAGACAACGCACCAAGAAAGGCAGACAACGCACCGAAGAAGGCAGACAACGCACCAAGGAACGCAGACAACGCACCGAAGAAGGCAGACAACGCACCAAGGAACGCAGACAACGCACCGAAGAAGGCAGACAACGCACCGAAGAAGGCAGACAACGCACCAAGAAAGGCAGACAACGCCCCGAAGAAGGCAGACAACGCACCAAGGAACGCAGACAACGCACCGAAGAAGGCAGACAACGCACCGAAGAAGACAGACAACGCCCCGAAGAAAGGCAGACAACGCACCGAAGAAAGGCAGACAACGCACCAAGAAAGGCAGACAACGCCCCGAAGAAGGCAGACAACGCACCAAGGAACGCAGACAACGCACCGAAGAAGGCAGACAACGCACCGAAGAAGACAGACAACGCCCCGAAGAAAGGCAGACAACGCACCGAAGAAAGGCAGACAACGCACCGAAGAAAGGCAGACAACGCACCGAAGAAGGCAGACAACGCACCAAGGAACGCAGACAACGCACCGAAGAAGGCAGACAACGCACCGAAGAAGGCAGACAACGCACCAAGAAAGGCAGACAACGCCCCGAAGAAGGCAGACAACGCACCAAGGAACGCAGACAACGCACCGAAGAAGGCAGACAACGCACCGAAGAAGACAGACAACGCCCCGAAGAAAGGCAGACAACGCACCGAAGAAAGGCAGACAACGCACCGAAGAAAGGCAGACAACGCACCGAAGAAAGGCAGACAACGCACCGAAGAAAGGCAGACACAGCAAACAGCTCCTGAAGCAGACCCTGCACCTCCCCCCAGACACGTCAGCCAACACCCCCACAGCATCACAACAGAATCTGTCGCCGCGGACCAAAGGCGTCGATCAATCAACACAGCCACAGAGGTCTCAGTATACATCTGA